GCTTGGACTACGTGCGGGGGCTTCTCGCCGACTGGGTCCAGGCCGGCGAGCAACGGGCGTTCACCGAGGCCGCGTTTCTCACACCCCCCGGGCGCTCGCGGAGCTCACCGCCGCGAAGAGACCTGCGAACTCCCTCAGTACCGGGACGCGACCGAGCACCTCCACGCTGTGGTCCGCAAACCCCTGTAGGCGGCCCACAAGGCGCCCAGGCGGTCCGCCTGAGCTGGCCGGCCCACGGGATGAGCCGGGTCCTCTTCGATCCCCAAGTCCAGGGCCGCGGCCTGGCCCGAATCGAACTCGCTTCGGGGCCTCCTTCCCGGCATCCTCGCCGGCGCCACCTCACCCGGACCGGTGCCGGAACATGTGGTACACCTCAAGCCCGGCGGCGGGGGCTACGTGCACCGTTCGGTACCCCTGGCGTTCATAGAACCCCCGGTTCCTCTCGCCCACGGTGTAGAGGTACACGCCCGAAGCGCCCTGGTCAGAGGCGCAGAGCTCGTGCACATGGGCCAAGAGGCGCCGCCCGATCCCGCGCCCCTGGAGCTCCGGCAGCACCCCGATCTTCTCAAGCATATGGGGACGAGGTGGGATCCCTGGGGGCCGGCGGCTGGCGCGCAGGAGGGCCAGGGCCGGCCGGACGCGGACGGCCGGCAGAAGCCCAAGGAGCCCGGGCAGGACGTGGAAAAGCTGGCGCACGGACCACCCGGTGGGGGTACCCCCCACCCCGCTCACCCCGGCCACCCCCACCACCCGGCCCCCCAGAACCGCCCCGAACAAGGGACGGCCCGCCCGAAGGTGGTCCTCCACCCACAGGGCCACCGCCCGCCGGTAGGCCCGCTCGTGCCTCCCCGAGGCCAGGTTGAAGGCGTGGAGCACCGAGGCCTCCCCCCGGAACACCGCGGCGAGCACGTGGGCCGCCTGGTCCCGGTGCTCGGCCGTGAGCTCAACCACCCGGATCTCGAACATGTCGCACCCCACGGTCCGAGCTCAGCACGAACGCGTCGTAAATCGCGCACCCGTCGCGTTCGAGGAGCCCAAGGTCCACGTGCCGCCCCGCGGCCAACCGGGCCACCCTCATCCGCGCCCCCTGCC
This genomic interval from Candidatus Acetothermia bacterium contains the following:
- a CDS encoding GNAT family N-acetyltransferase, yielding MFEIRVVELTAEHRDQAAHVLAAVFRGEASVLHAFNLASGRHERAYRRAVALWVEDHLRAGRPLFGAVLGGRVVGVAGVSGVGGTPTGWSVRQLFHVLPGLLGLLPAVRVRPALALLRASRRPPGIPPRPHMLEKIGVLPELQGRGIGRRLLAHVHELCASDQGASGVYLYTVGERNRGFYERQGYRTVHVAPAAGLEVYHMFRHRSG